From Motacilla alba alba isolate MOTALB_02 chromosome 20, Motacilla_alba_V1.0_pri, whole genome shotgun sequence, the proteins below share one genomic window:
- the MC3R gene encoding melanocortin receptor 3 → MNTTRSAFSFQPVLLNTTEDFNDSIPTSRSGDGFCEQVFIKAEVFLTLGIISLLENILVILAVLKNGNLHSPMYFFLCSLAVADMLVSMSNALETVMIAILSSGYLIIDDHFIQHMDNVFDSMICISLVASICNLLVIAIDRYITIFYALRYHSIMTVKKALTLIVLIWVACIICGIIFIAYSESKTVIVCLITMFFTMLLLMASLYVHMFLFARLHVKRIAALPVEGVPPQRTCMKGAVTITILLGVFIVCWAPFFLHLILIISCPMNPYCICYTAHFNTYLVLIMCNSVIDPLIYAFRSLEMRKTFKEIVCCCYGMSVGQCML, encoded by the coding sequence ATGAACACCACACGCTCTGCATTCTCATTCCAGCCCGTGCTGCTTAACACCACCGAGGACTTCAACGACTCCATCCCGACCAGCCGGAGCGGCGATGGATTTTGCGAGCAGGTCTTCATCAAAGCCGAGGTCTTCTTGACTTTGGGGATCATCAGCCTGCTGGAGAACATCCTCGTCatcctggcagtgctgaagAACGGGAACCTGCACTCTCCCATgtatttcttcctctgcagcctggccgTGGCAGATATGTTGGTGAGCATGTCGAACGCCCTGGAGACCGTCATGATCGCGATCCTCAGCAGCGGCTACCTGATCATTGACGACCACTTCATCCAGCACATGGACAATGTTTTTGACTCAATGATTTGTATTTCTCTGGTAGCCTCCATTTGCAACCTCTTGGTCATAGCCATCGACAGGTACATCACTATTTTCTATGCCCTCCGTTACCACAGCATCATGACGGTGAAGAAAGCCCTGACCCTCATTGTGCTCATTTGGGTGGCGTGCATCATCTGTGGCATCATTTTCATTGCCTACTCGGAGAGCAAAACTGTCATTGTGTGTCTCATCACCATGTTCTTCACCATGCTGCTGCTCATGGCCTCGCTGTACGTGCACATGTTCCTGTTTGCCCGCCTGCACGTCAAGCGCATCGCGGCGCTGCCCGTCGAGGGCGTGCCCCCGCAGCGCACCTGCATGAAGGGAGCCGTCACCATCACCATCCTCCTGGGGGTCTTCATCGTCTGCTGGGCGCCTTTCTTCCTCCACCTCATCCTCATCATCTCCTGCCCCATGAACCCCTACTGCATCTGCTACACGGCGCACTTCAACACCTACCTGGTGCTGATCATGTGCAACTCGGTCATCGACCCGCTCATTTACGCCTTCAGGAGCCTGGAGATGAGGAAGACTTTCAAAGAAATCGTGTGCTGCTGCTATGGCATGAGTGTGGGACAGTGCATGCTGTAA